AACAAGAAACATCAGAGGAGAGCTCCTCCAGGAGTACCATTCACTGATGGGAAGAGGCTGTATTTCTTGAGGGGACACAGTTGAAGAAAGGCTTTTCTGCAGCCTTCCCTTTATTCTTTGGCTAAAGCAGGGCCCGTTTTGTCTCAGCAAACGGCAGTGAGCTGTTGCAGGTGCTACCTGGAGAGTTAATCGCTGTTTGCAATTTGAGAAGGGCACTGTTCTGGGATAGCTTGACCTGCTCTCTTCTAGGGCTAAATGTTTGTTTCCCTGTTACTTAACCACCTCGGTGATAACAAAGCCAGGTAGTGCAGTTGCCGCAGCCTGGCTGCTGATACAGTGATGTGCCCTGACTTAGTCAGGCACTTGTACCTGGAGTCTGATGCATGTTCATTTGCATTGAAAGTTGGGTATTTTATCGGTGATTGTGGAGCACGTGcatgtttcagtgcttttaGAAAGACTAACTTAAGCAGGTTATCGTACGCGTTTTTAATTGAAAGTGCACAACGTGTGTCAACAGCAGTGGTGATTCATGGTACAGAGCTTTCTGTACTCATTTATGAAATGCTTAGCTGTGGTTTCAGCTGTTAGTCAATATTAAGAAATGCTGCTGCCAGGAAGACTTCAAATCTTGAATTTTGCACAATTTCTCACATTAGTGGCAGTGAGCAAACAGCATGTCTGTCAGGCTGCTTCACAAACCTGCTCCTGGGTAGGACTGTTGGGTGTagtgcagcaaaacaaagcctgaAAACTGCTTCCCCATCACTTTAATTCTTTATAAGGCTTCCTAATGGGATAGATCAATCTACGTTAGTCCCTGCTGTCTAGCAGTTTTCAAAAGTGCTCCTTCTGCCTAAAACTGTTTTAGAAAATCCTTTCGTCgttgtatttaaaaactgtacAAGTTGAATAATTAAACCAAGTTTTACCAAATGAAGTTACCGATTGTGAAACATGCCATGTTTAACTTAGTACAACACTGATTTATGCCAAACATCAGTATACTACAGAGTACCTTCAATTGTTCCAAACGCACTgatttgctttgatttccttGAGAAAGGATTTTCCCTGATGACGTGGGGATTGCTTTGCCTCTCTATCTGTTCCAATTTAGACTGCGCATGCTGGATTACTTCAGGCCACAAAGTCAAGGGTAACATGAGCAGAAATTGAGAGGAAGTATTGCAGTACAGCTGAGGTCTCCTGAAACGTGAGGTCTTCAGGATACTTGTGGTAAACAGCACGGAAGaaatggggctgggagggggagTGACTCGGCTTCCCTTGAAAAAGAGGGGCCCAGCTCCGTCCATCTTCTTATCCTTTAACTTGTCCTAGCTGTCATCATTGATTCTAACGATTTTGATCAAAAGTAACCAAAATTGTTCACAGCTGAAGCTTCTGGAGTGATACGGGTTTCCCAAATCAGTTCCCAGGTTGTGGCAAATGGTCTTGTGCATAGAGGAGTTTCAGTAACCGAGTTTGGTTGTAGTAGCTCATTGATGCGCTGAGGAAACATGTCAGGGTACAGTACTGCAATGTATAGAAGGATGCTGTAGCTTCAGAGTTTTAGTCCCTTGGAAATTAGTAAAGATGCCTCTAGACAGCTGGTATTGCAGCTGCCCTTTTTGGAGCCAGTTTTGGCTGCATTTAAAAGTCTCTGAACCTTGCTTCATAGTATCTGTATACACAAGGTAATACATGGCATTACATACTGTAACATCAGGTAATCCTAGTGTCTCTTAAGGTGGTGCTGTTTCAATGAATCAGTTTAGACCTATGGCTTCCATTGTATGTTACTGAAACCTACAGAAAGTTGTGCTACTTGCTTGCCAGCTTATTGTCCTTTAAATACTTGGATCATGTATCTGTCTTCGCTAgatattttcatgtctttgttaACTTTCATAATTCTGTACAAGGCTTCATAAGGCTTAATTTACCATGTAGGTCTTGCCTGGGCTTATAATCGGCTTGCtaccaaatcaaaacaaacaaaaaataaacaggaataaAACCTCAAATAgttcttttctgaatttattgtgctttctgcctgcttctAGATTTAACTGGCATCTATCGTATTTATCTTGGCGAGTGTATGtgtcttgttgcttttttttctccagtttgtGGGGAGATGTAGCAagtcttttccttcccatttatCATTCTGAAGCTCAGCCTGGTGGTCGGTATGCCTGTGGAAGGGCATGTCTGAGTGGTGCAGCTGCACTAGTGCAAGTGTTGGTTACAGCTCCCAGTAAGGGCGGCACTTGGACTCTAATGTAtggattaaaaatacaatttatggGAGgtaacagaaggagaaaagggacAGCGCAGATCCTGTGTCCATTCAGATGCCGAGAGCCCCGAGGTGCGCAGCACTGCCAGGCGCCTAGGCACGGTGTGCTGTGCAGCCCTGTCTGTGGGGCTCGCCACACCAGCCATGTGTCTGTAGGGCTTTCATAGGGTATTCTTGGAAGCAAACGGCTCTATTTATCATTTCTACTTCCAAGCAAAAGGACGTTGTATCAaaacctgctgcttctcttcaggACGAAATGAGCCAGCAAGTGGTGTGCCTGCCAGGTGAGAAGCGGCAGCTGTGTCCTGATCTCAGCTGGTGATTTCGAGTGAGAAGTGCAGCCGAGTGCAACGTGGCCAAACTGCCCGTGTTGTAACAGGGCAGCTGTTCTGTGCATCAcaaggtgctgcagctccttggcATACAGCAGCCAAGGAGCCACGTTAAGACCACTACAGCAGGAACTGAAACTAGTATCACTGGTTTTAGATCAATCTGCTAATTATGCTAGTGAAGTCAAATCCAGCTTACTTCTGGGCTAATGCCCTTATTTGAGTTTATTGGCTTATTTTTACTGAGTAAGACAGCCTGAAACTGAAATGAGCATCCATGGAAAAGCTGAAGGGCCTCGTAGACCTGCGAACTGAACAGACTCTGGCAGCCTGGGCTGtactctgcttttgtttgcgGCTTGGTCAGAGACTGAGGCTGAACTGAAATAATTCTACTCCATCACTGATGCAGCTATTGCATCCCTTCTCAGTCTGATGCATTTTACTCGTTTCTCTCGGTTTTCCTACCTGACATCTGGctccttgtttcttctttttgaagctGAGTGCACCGTCAGCTTCATTGGAAATCCAGTGTTTAGTATTCTGTAGCATCTCTACACTTAAAGTAAAGCATGCGACTGTTACTAAACTcctcagtttcagaaaaattgtACACCTCAACATTTCTGACATGCttatcttttctttgcagaaaagatACAGTTTGGCTGTTGGTCCTCCCAAAAAGGTTCCAAAAGTCAAGGGTGTCGAGTCTGCAGCAGTGCAAGCATTTCTCAGAcggaaggaagaagaaaaaagaaaaaaaggtaactgCTGAAGCAGCCCAAAATATATCCTGTGGAAGACTTTCATTGACTCTTTGAGACTTTGACCCTATTCAGGGCTCTTGCAAATAGGgttttacatttgcttttggaATTGATGCGTATAACTGCTGATGCTGAGGGATAGCCAGTGGAAAAGTTAGGGCCAGGGATGTTTGCATGCGTTCCAACGGACTTAAATGTTAATCAGCTACACTGGCATTTACTGGTGGAGACCAAGAAGTAATTAAGGTGGAGAGAGATTTCAGGAAAGCATCCTGAATTTTTGTTAACGTTActttgaaatgttgtttttgtgtcAAAACCTGGTAAGAGTTTTTGATGTTGTTGCCTTAATCTGCTCTCTCGATAAAGCCCGGATTTTTAAATTGGCGTGGCAAAAGCTTTACctaagccattttttttcccacttttattATAACCAAGTCTGATGGACAGGGTGGCCCAGGACTGTCTTTCTCTCCAGGGCCAGTTGTAAGCCAGCTCCTTATCCCTGCTGCCAGGTCCAGCCAGAAGCAAGACTGAGCATGAAACACAGTTGTACTCACAGTGTACAGTCATGGCCATtgacaaataaaataacataggCAGGGCATGGTGCCTTTACAGGAACCCCTATAAAATGCAGCATGAGTAGCCCAATCCAGTTTCTAGGAAGTGATGCTCAGGAAAGCCCCTCTTCCCAGGTCTTTCTGGTATTTTGCCCCCATCCACGCCATTGGTCTCCCTAGTACGTAGCCCTCAGATCTCATTTTATTCACCAGCTAGTTCAGCATGAATTTTGTCAGTAGATCACACACAAGACACTTAAGATAAAGAGCGTACTCATGCAGAAAATAGCTAAAACAGTTCAGTAGGAATATAGGGCAGGCTGTGGAGATGGTGCACAAGGCACTGCTGAACAGATGCAGTGACCTGCAGCTTGCTCATCTGTCTGgctgcttccctccccctcctACACCTCAGCCTGTTTTCCAGTTCTTGTTCCCACACCCCAATACTCATTCATCCCTCCCTTTCCCCGCCTTCACTTAAACATATGATACTAAATTTTGTACACTCAGAATTCTTTTACTCAATCTCAGAACTTCTTCCCTTTCACCAGAGATCCCATATGTCCTGTACCTTTTTACACAGTAATTCTCCTTAGTTTGAATAGCATTTGACAGTGGCTTCTGTTGAATCACGTCAGCCAGTGTAATAGCAGTAGTTGGCGTAATTGTTCACCTTTGTTTATGCAAGTACCTGATtcaggtggatcaggctgcccTGTTGGCAGACCTGGATCACTTTCTGGTCTGTTGTGAATAGCTGTTAGCCAGATATCCTTAAGCTATTGTCTTAAATGGTTTATCAGttggaagaaactgaaataaaaagtagtgCTTTTGCTTAACtttctcctgattttcttttacagcattggaagaaaaaagaaagaaagaacaactcTTGGCTAGACGTATTGAACTGAAACATGACAGGAAAGCAAGAGCTATGGCCTCACGAACAAAGGATAACTTTTATGGCTATAATGGCGTTCCTGTTGAAGAGAAGTCTAAAAAGAGGAGGACTTGTGAGAATGTTGCTCAGGCTCCAGAGGCTGAGTATCCAACAGAAGATGAAGCTGAGCAACTTGAATATGCTCAAACAGAATCTGAGCAGGAGCAAGAAGAATATGATGAGAAACCATCCAAAGCTGCTCTAAAACCAAAGGCACCTCCCAAAAGTGCACCAGCACCTCTAAACTTCACAGATCTTCTGCgacttgctgaaaaaaaacaatatgaaCCAGTAGAAATAAAAGTAGTGAAAAAGATAGAAGAAAGACCCAGAACAGCAGAAGAATTGAGAGAGAGGGAGTATTTGGAACgcaaaaataaaagagtagaaatgcagaaaaagaaaaatgagaaggagATTAAGAATACAGGAATATCTGGTTCTTCAAAAAAAGTGACTTCTCTGAAAGAATGTGGAAATGCAAAACTTAGCAAAAGCTCAGTAGATAAACATTCCTCTCCAAAAGGCAGCCTTTCTTCTATGAGCGGTactgaaaagaaatccaaagcaCCAGCATTGACTGAAAAACACTCCCGGTCATCATCTTCCAGACCGagtcaaatggaaaaaagtaaaaacctcCCAAAATGGTTCCTTAAAAAGCTCTACTGGTAGCAGTCATAGTAAATTACCTGTCAATGGTGTAGGAAAGTCTGGCTCAAGCTTTCCTGTACAACCCTCAAAACCAGTGGCCAACGGGGCTCAGAGGCTACCCTCTGCTAAAGAATCCAGCCTGAAAAGGCCTGCCCACGTGAAAATGGGAAATGCCGCAGCCCTCCAACACGAAGTCAACTCCAATGCAAAGCgagccagcagcagcttagGAAAGGGAGGACCTGGGCATCCAGGTGGCGGTTCAAGCACAGGCCCCGGGCGATCAGGCAGCAATTCTGGTGTGGGACCGGGAAGGCCGGGGAGTAGTTCAAGCCCAGGACCTCGGcggctgggcagcagctcagctgcaggacCGGGAAGGCCAGGTGGCAGCTCAGGCATGGGACCGGGAAGGCCAAGTGGCAGCTCAGGCATGGGACCTGGAAGGCCGGGTGGCAGCCCAGGCGTGGCCCTTGGGCGACCAGGGAGCAGCTCAGGTGCTGGACTGGGACGGCCAGGCGGCAGCTCGGGCAGTGGGCCAGGAAGGCCgggcagcagcacaaacacaggaCCTGGGCGGCCAGGCAGCGGCACAGGAACAGGACCAGGAAGGCCGGGAGTCAGCCCCAGCATGGGACCTGGGCGGCTGGGCAGTGGCTTGGGCACCGGACCAGGAAGGCCGGGGGTCAGCCCGAGCATGGGACCTGGGcgcccaggcagcagctcggGAACAGGACCAGGAAGGCCA
The genomic region above belongs to Cygnus olor isolate bCygOlo1 chromosome 5, bCygOlo1.pri.v2, whole genome shotgun sequence and contains:
- the SPTY2D1 gene encoding LOW QUALITY PROTEIN: protein SPT2 homolog (The sequence of the model RefSeq protein was modified relative to this genomic sequence to represent the inferred CDS: deleted 1 base in 1 codon); its protein translation is MDFRNILVMASEQQGLNAVPKRYSLAVGPPKKVPKVKGVESAAVQAFLRRKEEEKRKKALEEKRKKEQLLARRIELKHDRKARAMASRTKDNFYGYNGVPVEEKSKKRRTCENVAQAPEAEYPTEDEAEQLEYAQTESEQEQEEYDEKPSKAALKPKAPPKSAPAPLNFTDLLRLAEKKQYEPVEIKVVKKIEERPRTAEELREREYLERKNKRVEMQKKKNEKEIKNTGISGSSKKVTSLKECGNAKLSKSSVDKHSSPKGSLSSMSGTEKKSKAPALTEKHSRSSSSRPSQMEKSKTSQNGSLKSSTGSSHSKLPVNGVGKSGSSFPVQPSKPVANGAQRLPSAKESSLKRPAHVKMGNAAALQHEVNSNAKRASSSLGKGGPGHPGGGSSTGPGRSGSNSGVGPGRPGSSSSPGPRRLGSSSAAGPGRPGGSSGMGPGRPSGSSGMGPGRPGGSPGVALGRPGSSSGAGLGRPGGSSGSGPGRPGSSTNTGPGRPGSGTGTGPGRPGVSPSMGPGRLGSGLGTGPGRPGVSPSMGPGRPGSSSGTGPGRPGVSPNPAPGRPGLGTAVKPKCTVVSETISSKNLVTRPSNGQINGMRPLQGHRPVFRSQGIGRPPIGYKRQIDDDDDDDEYDSEMDDFIEDEGEPQEEISKHIREIFGYDRKRYKDESDYALRYMESSWREQQKEEARSLRLGVQEDLEELRREEEELKRKRQSKKLRTR